One genomic window of Bradyrhizobium sp. CCGE-LA001 includes the following:
- a CDS encoding YkgJ family cysteine cluster protein gives MEQTSPIDLSSCCQSCGACCGYSQNWPRFSVESDEELAAIPEALVNARQSGMRCEGDRCAALQGEIGKETSCGIYAVRPEVCRTCMPGDAECAMARRKFGLPVIDAA, from the coding sequence ATGGAGCAAACTTCGCCGATCGACCTGTCGAGCTGTTGCCAGAGTTGCGGCGCCTGCTGCGGCTATTCGCAGAACTGGCCGCGCTTCTCGGTCGAGAGCGACGAGGAGCTTGCCGCGATCCCGGAGGCGCTCGTCAATGCGCGTCAATCGGGCATGCGCTGCGAGGGCGATCGCTGCGCGGCCTTGCAGGGAGAAATCGGGAAAGAGACCTCATGCGGCATCTATGCGGTGCGGCCGGAGGTGTGCCGCACCTGCATGCCCGGTGACGCCGAATGCGCGATGGCGCGGCGGAAGTTCGGACTGCCGGTGATCGACGCCGCTTAG
- a CDS encoding DUF3307 domain-containing protein — MLLLTFKHIIADFVLQTAWMAHGKDQKHGWALPLLVHCFVHLLVALPLILIVAPRFWFVAFIDFVIHITIDRAKGFVSANFGVDLAHPWFWTLIGVDQALHHLTGFGLSIFMAAN, encoded by the coding sequence ATGCTGCTGCTCACCTTCAAGCACATCATCGCCGATTTCGTCCTGCAGACCGCCTGGATGGCCCATGGCAAGGACCAGAAGCACGGCTGGGCCCTGCCGCTTCTGGTGCATTGCTTCGTTCACCTCTTAGTTGCGCTGCCGCTGATCCTGATCGTGGCGCCGAGATTCTGGTTCGTGGCGTTCATCGACTTCGTGATCCACATCACGATCGACCGCGCCAAGGGTTTCGTCTCGGCCAATTTCGGTGTCGACCTCGCCCATCCCTGGTTTTGGACCTTGATCGGCGTCGACCAGGCGCTGCACCACCTCACCGGCTTCGGCCTCTCCATCTTCATGGCGGCGAACTGA
- a CDS encoding TAXI family TRAP transporter solute-binding subunit, whose product MSAEGPSPTEPAPRRPKVIKTNQQQVFLYVVLTLLLSFATVWAGRTLLHNSETLTFAVGAANSDEALFAAKLATLLKNNASRFRINIVNNADNTKAIAQFDRKQADLAVLRTDAKVPLRARALAVLEHDLVLLLGPGNKKIKSLAELKKKKVAVIAESESSLAFVRSILDVSDGPDAAKIQMAPQGATLDKLFAPANGFGAVIAVVHASKAVRDKSYEQAAKRGGFTLNAIEEAKALARKFPGISDETLTAGTVSTSPQIPDDDLDTIGLEWLLVAQSRMSPSTAGELARIVYENKSALGLDNGFATRIEPASVEKDAFVIAHRGAADYINDDTKSFLDKYSDLMYVGAAALSIIGSIFAAIYAKVTRIAPEKASELSTAILDVGERIEHAHSLDQLECLQDELEGILRGAVIGLRDGTISTDGLDTFKLGYEFVRDEIGMRRDYLKRHASETEKAARDAGPAQHDDSNVVVVKTAQSA is encoded by the coding sequence ATGAGTGCTGAAGGCCCATCGCCGACCGAGCCGGCGCCTCGGCGTCCCAAGGTGATCAAGACCAACCAGCAGCAGGTTTTCCTCTACGTCGTGCTGACCCTGCTGCTGTCGTTCGCCACCGTCTGGGCCGGCCGCACGCTGTTGCACAATTCGGAAACGCTGACCTTTGCCGTCGGTGCTGCCAACAGCGACGAGGCGCTGTTCGCGGCCAAGCTCGCCACGCTCCTGAAAAACAACGCATCCCGCTTCCGGATCAATATCGTCAACAACGCTGATAACACCAAGGCCATCGCACAATTCGACCGCAAGCAGGCCGACCTCGCCGTGCTGCGCACGGACGCCAAGGTGCCGCTGCGGGCGCGCGCGCTTGCGGTCCTCGAGCACGATCTCGTGCTCCTGCTCGGTCCCGGCAACAAGAAGATCAAGTCGCTCGCCGAGCTGAAGAAGAAGAAAGTCGCGGTGATCGCCGAGAGCGAATCCTCTCTCGCCTTCGTCCGCAGCATCCTCGACGTCTCCGACGGCCCTGATGCCGCGAAGATCCAGATGGCGCCGCAGGGCGCAACGCTCGACAAGCTGTTTGCCCCGGCAAACGGCTTCGGCGCCGTGATCGCCGTCGTCCATGCCTCGAAGGCGGTGCGGGACAAGTCCTATGAGCAAGCCGCCAAGCGCGGCGGCTTCACGCTGAACGCGATCGAGGAAGCCAAGGCGCTGGCGCGCAAATTCCCCGGCATTTCCGACGAGACGCTGACGGCGGGCACGGTGTCGACGTCCCCGCAAATTCCCGACGACGACCTCGACACGATCGGGCTCGAATGGCTGCTGGTCGCGCAATCCAGGATGTCACCGAGCACCGCGGGCGAGCTCGCGCGCATCGTCTACGAGAACAAGTCCGCGCTCGGGCTCGACAACGGCTTTGCCACCCGGATCGAGCCGGCCTCGGTCGAGAAGGACGCCTTCGTGATCGCGCATCGGGGCGCCGCCGACTACATCAACGACGACACCAAGTCGTTCCTGGATAAGTACAGCGACTTGATGTATGTGGGCGCCGCCGCACTCAGCATCATCGGCTCGATCTTCGCCGCGATCTACGCCAAGGTCACGCGGATCGCGCCGGAGAAGGCCAGCGAGCTCTCCACCGCCATCCTCGACGTCGGCGAGCGGATCGAGCACGCCCATTCGCTCGACCAGCTCGAATGCCTTCAGGACGAGCTGGAAGGCATTTTGCGCGGGGCGGTCATCGGCCTCAGAGACGGCACGATCAGCACCGACGGGCTCGACACCTTCAAGCTCGGCTACGAATTCGTCCGCGACGAGATCGGCATGCGCCGGGACTATCTGAAACGTCATGCCAGCGAGACGGAAAAGGCCGCGCGCGATGCGGGCCCCGCTCAGCACGACGACAGCAACGTCGTGGTGGTCAAAACTGCGCAGAGCGCCTGA